The following proteins come from a genomic window of Nostoc sp. ATCC 53789:
- a CDS encoding HAMP domain-containing sensor histidine kinase yields MTILSRLVAMKEAINERGETYGLIAIAFAIVIGLEYLTPPEYVFGYLYTGTILLADSRLNRKAVLGITLAATGLTLLNLFVPGGEMINASTLANRLIAVLALMVTGWLSDRNHRNEEAIAYTQAQLRSQEQLAIMREDFVSTLTHDLKTPLLGAIETLKYFQNEQFGEITPMQAKVLQTMARSHRSTLQLVQTLLDVYRNDAEGLKLQISPVNLATVAEEVIATLAELARTRQVYISLHYGESDFRSFLWVNGDPLQLGRVFTNLLSNGINHTPRGGKVEVVLEGYSSDQVVKILDTGSGFTEEELPHLFERFYQGHSDRHVSGSGLGLYLTRQIIAAHGGTIWAENRSPRGAMFGFRLPACPLPGVGE; encoded by the coding sequence ATGACGATATTAAGTCGATTAGTGGCTATGAAAGAAGCTATAAATGAGCGTGGAGAGACTTATGGGCTAATAGCGATCGCCTTTGCGATCGTCATAGGCTTAGAATATTTGACACCACCTGAGTACGTATTCGGCTACCTCTACACAGGGACAATTTTGTTAGCAGATTCTCGACTGAATCGGAAAGCAGTATTGGGGATCACTCTGGCTGCTACAGGATTAACATTATTGAATTTGTTTGTCCCCGGAGGAGAAATGATTAATGCCTCAACTTTGGCAAATCGGCTGATTGCAGTATTGGCGTTGATGGTAACGGGTTGGTTAAGTGACCGCAACCACCGCAATGAAGAAGCGATCGCTTATACACAAGCACAATTACGCTCCCAAGAACAACTAGCTATCATGCGTGAAGATTTTGTTTCCACCCTAACGCATGATTTGAAAACACCCCTATTAGGAGCAATTGAAACGCTGAAATATTTTCAAAATGAGCAATTTGGTGAAATCACACCAATGCAAGCAAAAGTTCTCCAAACTATGGCTCGTAGTCACCGGAGTACACTGCAATTAGTCCAAACTCTTTTAGATGTATACCGTAATGATGCTGAAGGGCTGAAATTACAGATATCACCTGTTAACTTGGCAACTGTGGCGGAGGAGGTAATCGCTACCCTGGCTGAACTAGCGAGAACACGTCAGGTTTATATTTCTCTACACTATGGCGAATCAGATTTTCGGAGCTTTCTCTGGGTAAATGGCGATCCTTTGCAACTGGGGCGAGTCTTCACCAATCTCCTGAGTAATGGTATTAACCATACCCCCCGTGGCGGTAAAGTGGAAGTGGTACTTGAAGGTTATTCTAGCGATCAAGTGGTAAAAATACTCGATACTGGTTCCGGCTTTACCGAAGAAGAGTTACCCCACTTATTTGAGAGATTTTATCAAGGACATAGCGATCGCCACGTCTCAGGATCGGGACTAGGGCTTTATTTAACCAGGCAAATTATTGCTGCTCATGGGGGTACAATTTGGGCAGAGAATCGCTCACCACGGGGAGCAATGTTTGGTTTTCGACTCCCAGCTTGTCCACTACCGGGAGTAGGTGAGTAG
- the kdpA gene encoding potassium-transporting ATPase subunit KdpA → MGQGFLQIGLTLCIVIAITPLLGRYIARVFLGERTLLDFLMNPIERSMFVLAGVRRKDDMTGSQYIRAVLYSNLIMGISVYLLLYFQRLLPWNPNGFGATSWDVLLHTTISFVTNTDQQHYAGETTLSYFSQVAALGFLMFTSAATGLSVGIAFIRGLTGRRLGNFYVDIVRAITRILLPISIIGAIALLLTGVPQTLAKTMDVRTLEGGTQYLARGPVASFEMIKLLGENGGGFFGVNSAHPFENPNGASNLIEMIAMISIPAALIYTYGIFANNIKQAWLLFWMVFVIFVVLVGVTAVGELQGNPLVNNAFGLEQPNLEGKEVRFGWLQTAFWAVMTTATMSGAVNGMHDSLMPQGIFSTLFNLFIQVIWGGQGTGTAYLFIYLILTVFLTGLMAGRTPEFLGRKIEKREIVLASVVLLIHPILVLIPSAIALAYPISLSGISNSGHHGISQVVYEYASAAANNGSGLEGLKDNTLWWNLSTLVSLIGGRYIPIIAILLLADGMSRKQQVQETLGTLRTDSLVFTGITAGVTLILGVLTFFPVLALGPIAEGLKLASGN, encoded by the coding sequence ATGGGACAAGGTTTTTTGCAAATTGGCTTAACGCTGTGTATTGTCATAGCAATTACTCCGCTACTCGGTAGATACATAGCCCGTGTCTTCTTGGGAGAAAGAACACTACTGGATTTTTTAATGAACCCCATAGAACGAAGTATGTTCGTACTAGCGGGTGTTCGCAGAAAAGATGATATGACGGGTTCGCAGTATATCCGGGCTGTACTGTACAGCAACCTGATTATGGGTATTTCAGTGTATTTACTGTTATATTTTCAGAGGCTATTGCCCTGGAATCCTAATGGTTTTGGTGCTACCAGTTGGGATGTATTACTGCATACAACCATTTCCTTTGTAACGAATACTGACCAGCAGCACTATGCTGGTGAGACAACCTTAAGCTATTTTAGCCAGGTAGCGGCTTTAGGCTTTTTGATGTTCACCTCCGCAGCCACCGGTTTATCTGTGGGAATTGCCTTTATTCGCGGGCTGACGGGTAGAAGGCTGGGAAACTTTTATGTCGATATCGTCCGTGCAATTACGCGCATATTGCTACCGATTTCGATTATTGGAGCGATCGCTTTGCTTCTAACAGGTGTACCACAAACATTAGCGAAGACTATGGATGTGAGAACCTTAGAAGGCGGAACACAATATCTTGCCAGAGGCCCAGTGGCATCCTTTGAAATGATTAAACTTTTGGGCGAGAACGGCGGAGGCTTTTTTGGCGTAAACTCAGCACATCCTTTTGAAAATCCCAATGGCGCTTCTAACTTAATAGAAATGATCGCCATGATTTCTATCCCAGCAGCGTTGATTTACACCTACGGTATATTCGCCAACAACATCAAACAAGCTTGGCTGCTTTTTTGGATGGTGTTTGTGATTTTTGTCGTTCTGGTGGGAGTGACAGCCGTGGGAGAATTGCAAGGTAATCCCCTAGTTAATAACGCCTTTGGATTAGAACAACCCAATTTAGAGGGGAAAGAAGTTCGATTTGGCTGGTTACAAACGGCATTTTGGGCAGTTATGACTACCGCTACTATGTCTGGCGCTGTGAATGGGATGCACGATTCTTTGATGCCCCAAGGAATATTTTCGACTCTCTTCAATTTGTTTATCCAGGTTATTTGGGGTGGACAGGGAACTGGAACAGCTTACTTATTTATTTACTTAATTCTTACAGTGTTCCTAACTGGACTAATGGCAGGACGCACCCCAGAGTTTTTAGGACGCAAAATTGAAAAACGCGAAATTGTCCTCGCCAGCGTCGTGTTGTTGATTCACCCAATTCTAGTTTTGATTCCCAGTGCGATCGCCCTGGCTTATCCCATCTCTCTCTCTGGAATTAGTAACTCTGGCCATCACGGTATTTCTCAAGTAGTTTATGAATACGCCTCAGCCGCCGCAAATAATGGCTCCGGCTTGGAAGGGTTGAAGGACAACACCCTGTGGTGGAACTTGAGTACTTTAGTTAGCTTAATAGGAGGACGCTACATTCCGATAATTGCCATCCTGCTGTTAGCTGACGGTATGTCTCGCAAACAACAAGTACAAGAAACCCTTGGTACCCTAAGAACTGATTCTCTAGTATTTACTGGTATCACTGCTGGAGTGACATTGATTTTGGGAGTATTGACTTTCTTTCCCGTTTTAGCTTTAGGCCCCATAGCTGAGGGTTTGAAACTAGCATCTGGCAATTAG
- the kdpB gene encoding potassium-transporting ATPase subunit KdpB, with translation MNQVATNFRARRPNPRSGDRRQGRKKARTSKKWLYLRAIRDAFVKLNPKYVIKNPVIFVVWVGTIIILLLTIDPNLFGPALQKNPQLFNGLLSGILFFTVWFANFAEAVAEGQGKAQADALRLTKSEAIAKKLAPDGTISEVSSTSLRQGDNIYVIAGDIIPGDGEVIMGVASVDESVITGESAPVLKESGSDVSSSVTGGTRIISDELIIRITTDPGKGFIDRMIALVEGAERSKTPNEIALTVLLAVLSLVFLLVVVTLPALAYYVNSPVSVPTLIALLVALIPTTIGGLLSTIGIAGMDRVAQFNVIATSGKAVEACGDVNTLVLDKTGTITLGNRLAEEFIPINGHSISEIANVAWAASIFDNTPEGKSIIRLAEKLVARFDFDSNQAEGVDFSAKTRMSGTNLPGGYEARKGAVEAIKGFVRSRNGRNTPELDAAYERVSRLGGTPLAVSLDNEIYGVIYLKDIVKPGIRDRFDQLRRMGVRTIMLTGDNQITASVIAKEAGVDDFIAEATPEDKISVIKKEQAAGKLVAMTGDGTNDAPALAQANVGVAMNTGTQAAKEAANMVDLDSDPTKLIDIISIGKQLLITRGALMTFSIANDIAKYFAIIPVIFVAANLQSLNIMNLTSPKSAVLSALIYNALIIPALIPLALKGVRFRPLTANQLLQRNILIYGLGGVIAPFIAIKLIDILITLVGLA, from the coding sequence ATGAATCAAGTGGCAACTAACTTCAGAGCTAGACGGCCAAATCCTCGTTCTGGCGATCGCCGTCAAGGACGTAAAAAAGCAAGGACAAGTAAAAAGTGGCTGTACTTAAGGGCAATTAGAGATGCTTTTGTCAAGCTTAACCCTAAGTATGTAATCAAAAATCCAGTAATATTTGTGGTTTGGGTGGGGACAATCATCATTCTATTGCTCACGATTGATCCCAATTTATTTGGCCCAGCCCTACAAAAGAACCCGCAACTTTTCAATGGCTTACTGTCGGGGATTTTATTCTTTACAGTTTGGTTTGCCAATTTTGCCGAAGCAGTGGCAGAAGGACAGGGTAAAGCTCAAGCTGATGCCTTGAGATTAACGAAATCAGAGGCGATCGCTAAAAAACTCGCTCCCGACGGCACAATTAGTGAAGTTTCATCCACTAGCCTGAGACAGGGCGATAACATCTACGTTATTGCTGGCGATATCATTCCCGGCGATGGCGAGGTAATTATGGGCGTTGCCTCAGTAGATGAATCGGTAATTACTGGAGAATCTGCACCAGTATTAAAAGAATCAGGCTCAGATGTTTCCAGTTCTGTCACTGGTGGGACGCGGATTATCTCAGATGAATTAATTATCCGGATCACTACTGACCCAGGCAAAGGCTTTATTGACCGGATGATTGCCTTAGTAGAAGGGGCAGAACGCAGCAAAACACCCAATGAAATTGCCCTGACTGTATTGTTGGCAGTTCTCAGCTTAGTGTTTTTGTTAGTCGTCGTAACTCTGCCCGCACTTGCTTACTATGTCAACAGTCCAGTCAGCGTACCAACTTTAATTGCCCTATTAGTGGCATTAATCCCTACAACCATTGGCGGCTTACTCAGTACCATCGGCATTGCTGGTATGGATCGAGTTGCCCAATTTAACGTCATTGCCACTTCCGGAAAAGCAGTCGAAGCCTGTGGTGATGTAAACACTTTAGTTCTTGATAAGACAGGTACAATTACCCTCGGCAACCGTTTGGCGGAAGAGTTTATCCCTATAAACGGTCATTCAATATCAGAAATTGCTAATGTTGCGTGGGCGGCTAGTATCTTTGACAATACACCAGAAGGTAAATCTATTATTCGACTGGCAGAAAAACTAGTAGCACGGTTTGATTTTGATTCCAACCAGGCAGAAGGAGTTGATTTTTCCGCCAAAACACGGATGAGTGGGACTAACTTACCTGGTGGGTATGAGGCAAGGAAGGGAGCTGTAGAAGCCATTAAAGGATTTGTCCGTTCTCGCAACGGACGCAATACGCCAGAATTGGATGCTGCCTACGAACGAGTTTCTCGCTTGGGAGGTACACCTCTAGCAGTTAGTTTAGATAACGAAATCTATGGGGTTATTTATCTCAAAGATATAGTTAAACCTGGTATCCGCGATCGCTTTGACCAACTGCGACGGATGGGAGTGCGTACCATTATGCTAACTGGAGACAACCAAATCACAGCTTCTGTTATTGCTAAAGAAGCTGGAGTGGATGACTTCATCGCTGAAGCCACACCAGAAGACAAAATCAGTGTCATTAAAAAGGAACAAGCAGCAGGTAAACTAGTTGCCATGACGGGAGATGGGACTAACGATGCTCCCGCATTAGCCCAAGCTAACGTTGGCGTTGCCATGAATACAGGGACACAAGCTGCAAAAGAAGCCGCCAACATGGTGGATTTGGACTCCGATCCGACAAAGCTGATCGATATCATTAGCATTGGTAAACAATTGTTGATTACTCGCGGAGCTTTGATGACATTTTCTATCGCTAATGATATTGCTAAATACTTTGCAATTATCCCAGTGATATTTGTCGCTGCTAATCTACAAAGCCTGAATATTATGAATTTAACTAGCCCTAAGTCTGCTGTACTATCAGCGCTGATTTATAATGCTTTGATTATTCCTGCTTTGATTCCCTTGGCATTGAAGGGTGTGCGGTTTAGACCACTGACAGCTAATCAGCTACTCCAACGCAATATCTTAATTTATGGCTTAGGTGGGGTGATTGCGCCATTTATCGCCATTAAGTTGATAGACATACTGATTACACTTGTAGGTTTGGCTTAA
- the kdpC gene encoding K(+)-transporting ATPase subunit C, which produces MAIIRETIRAIFITLMLWLLTAIIYPLIILVVGQVFLPYQANGSIMLNLNNEPIGSALIGQLFTSERYFHPRPSTVRYSQGKKAKPTGISGASNLAASNPELLKRILEEANQLRDENLQPIADMIYTSGSGLDPHISFKAARQQLTRVAGARGVKEDEILRLINKYTDDRFLWIFGEPGVNVLRLNYALDLQDINRQQNQ; this is translated from the coding sequence ATGGCTATTATTCGAGAAACTATCAGAGCAATTTTTATAACTCTAATGCTTTGGTTGTTGACTGCAATCATCTATCCTCTGATCATTCTTGTAGTGGGTCAAGTTTTTTTGCCCTATCAAGCGAATGGCAGCATTATGCTGAATCTAAATAATGAACCAATTGGTTCAGCTTTGATTGGTCAACTATTCACATCCGAGCGATATTTCCATCCTCGTCCTAGTACTGTTAGATATAGCCAAGGAAAAAAAGCCAAGCCAACTGGCATATCTGGAGCCAGTAATCTCGCTGCTAGTAATCCAGAGCTACTAAAGCGGATTCTAGAAGAGGCAAATCAATTGCGAGACGAAAATCTTCAACCGATCGCTGATATGATTTATACCTCTGGTTCTGGTTTAGATCCGCATATTTCCTTCAAAGCAGCACGGCAGCAATTGACGCGGGTTGCTGGTGCGCGGGGAGTCAAAGAAGATGAGATCCTACGTTTAATTAACAAGTATACCGATGACAGATTTTTATGGATTTTTGGTGAGCCGGGAGTCAATGTTCTCCGATTGAATTATGCTCTTGACTTGCAAGATATTAATCGTCAGCAAAATCAATAA